CAAGCAGAAGGTCTCGCTCATCTCCGCCCTCGCCGCGGACGTCGACCTGCTGCTCCTCGACGAGCCGACCTCGGGCCTCGACCCACTCATGGAGCAGGTCTTCCAGGACGTGGTCCGCGAGCGCGTCGCCGACGGCACGACGGTGCTGCTCTCGAGCCACATCCTCGGTGAGGTCGAGGCGCTGGCCGACCGGGTGAGCATCATCCGCGCCGGCCGGACCGTCACCACGGGCACGCTCGCCGACCTGCGCCGCAGCACGAGCAGCCACGTGCATGCCGTCACCGACGCCGCCCCCGGCCTCGCCGGGCTGGCCGGCGTCACCGCGCTGGACGAAGGGAGCATCGACGGCCGCTTCGACACCCGCTGTCACGTCGAGGCGACCGCGGTGAGCGAGGTCGTCGGCCGGATCCACGCCGCCGGGGTGCACACGCTGACCATCACCCCGCCGAGCCTGGACGACCTCTTCCTCGAGCAGTACCGGGAGGGGGACTCCCTTCGAGACGGCCGCGGGGCGGCCTCCGCCCACGCGGAACGTGGGACCCAAGGGAGCGACGGGGTCGGGGTGCAGCGGTGAGTGCCCTCAGTGCCGCCGGGGTCGGGACCAGCCTGCGGGTGCAGTGGCACACCGGGTGGAAGGTCGTGCTCGGCTGGGTCCTGGGGCTCTTCGCCGTCGTGCTGCTGACCACCTCGTCGATCACCAGCCTCTACGACACCCCCGACAAGCTGCGCTCCTACGCCGAGACGACCACGGGTCCCGGCATGCGAGTGCTCAACGGCGTCGTTGCGGGCACCGACACCCTCGGTGGGGCGATGGTCAACGAGCTCGGCTTCGTCATGGCCTTCGCCGTCCCGCTCCTGGCGATCGCCCTCACGCTCCGCGGGACTCGAAGGGAGGAGGAAGCCGGCCGCCTCGAGCTGCTGCTGGCCTCCCGGGTCGGGCGACAGGCGCCCCTCCTCGCGGCCGTCGCCCTGTCGCTCGTCGCCCTCGTGGGGCTGGGCCTGCTCACCGCGCTCGCCTTCGTCGTCGTCGGAGCCGACGCGCTCGGGGCCCTCGTCTACGGAGCGGCGGTCGCATCGCTGGGCGCGGTCTTCGTCGGCGTGAGCACCGTTGCGGCGCAGGCCTTCGGTCACACCCGATCGGCCTGGGCCGCCAGCCTCACCGTCGCCCTGCTCGCCTACCTCGTCCGCGGCGCGGGAGCGGTCGACGAGACCTGGCTGCTGTGGGTCTCGCCGCTCGGTTGGTACGACAAGGTGGCCGCCTTCGGTGAGCCGCGAGCGCTCCCCTTCGTCCCGAGCGTCGGGGTCGCCCTGCTCCTGCTCGTGCTGGCGCTGTGGCTCTCCACCGCCCGCGACGTCGGCGGCTCACTCGTCGCCGCCCGGGTCGGGCCGCACCGGGCGAGTGCCGGGCTGGTCGCCCCCTTCGGCCTCGCGCTGCGCGATCACCGCACCGTGACACTCGGCTGGGCCGTGCTGACCGCGGTCCTCATGGGCACCTACGGCTCGCTCATGCAGACCGTCATCGACGCGATCAAGGGCAACCCCGACCTCGCGGCCTGGCTGGCAGGTGGCGAGGCCGGCATCGTCGAGCCGATGGCCGCGATGTTTGTCCTGCTGCTCGCGCTGCTCGTCGGTGGCTACGTCCTGCAGGCGCTCGGCTCCCTGCGCAAGGAGGAGGTCTCCGGCCGGCTCGAGCTGCAGCTGAGCGAGGCCCGTGGTCGCGTCGCCTGGCTCACCCCGCACCTCGTGGTCATCACGCTCGGCACGCTGCTCGTCGGCGGCGCCGGAGGGCTGGCGCTCGCGGTGAGCACCGCTGCGGCACTGGGCGACTCGTCGTGGATCCCGACGCTGCTCCTCGCCTCGGCGCAGTACCTGCCGGTGATGCTGCTGCTCGCCGGGCTCTCGCTGGCGCTCTTCGGCTGGTGGCCTCGGGCCCAGGCCGCGGCCTGGGCGGTCTTCGGCGTCGCCGCGGTCATCGGCTACATGGGGCCGGGGCTCGATCTACCGAGCTGGCTGATCGAGTGGGCGCCCTTCGGCCTCGTCGGCGATGTCCCGGCGGAGAGCCTCGACGTCACCGGGGCGCTTGTCGCGGGGGTCTTCGGGGTGGGGCTCGCAGGGCTCGGGCTCCTCGGGTTCACCCGGCGGGACATCCCGCACCGGTGAGACCCGGTTTGTTACGCGCGGGTACGACGTGCGCTACAGACGTAGTGCGCAAGCGGAACCCCGGAAATCCAGGGTTCTCCTGTCGGTCTACGTCAGTAGTGGTAGTCGTACCCGCAGGTAACTAACCGGGCGTCGCCGCTGACCCACCACACATTGCCGCTGACCCACCACACATTGCCGCTGACCTCACCGACCGTCGCCGCGCGCGGAGGGACCCCCTGCGGCCCTCCGCGCGCGAAGCTCGTCCTGCTGGCGGCGACGCCGCACCTCGCTGCGCGCGAGCGCGAGGCCGATGATGATCGGCACCATGTACTTGACGTGGTCCAGCGCCCAGCGCACCCAACCCGGCAGCTCCCAGTCGGGCCACGGCACCGCCGGCAGGTCGATCGACGGCCACGGGATCGACGGCAGGTCCACGTCGGGCAAGGGGATCGAGGGCCACGGGATCGAGGGCAGGCCGAACCGGCGGACCAGCCAGAAGAAGACGATGCCGATGAGGATCGGCACGACGACATTTGCCACCCCCTTGGCCACGTGCAGCGAGGCGTGGCGTCCCGGCCGCAACCTCACCCGCTCCTCCCGGAGCGCGGCGGGCGAGCCCGGCTCCGGCACGAGGTCGAGCCCGCCCACGCCGATCCGGGCAGCGGCCTCGGCCGTCCGCCGCTCGCCCTCGAACCACGTGGCGCGCAGTGGCTTGCTCAGCCCGGTGAACCGCGCCCGGACCGCGCCGAGCGAGGCGGCGAGCTCGTGGTCCTCGCTGACCACGAGGTACAGGTTGTCCTCCACGCGCGATGTGGCGGTCGCGATCTCCTCGCCGTCGACCCACCACGTGGCCTCGTTGCGCCAGCCGTCCCCGACGGAGGTCTCGACGCGGTGCTCCCGCCCGTCGATCTCCATCTCGTAGACCTGTGTCTCTGCCACGACGCCGACGCTACGAGGACACCCACGCCCGGCACATCAGCCGCAGGCCCCTCCTTCGTCATCGTTTGGCAGGGCTTTGGCCGACCCCGGTGCGCCTCCACCGCCCGGGCAGCGACCGGTCGTAGGTTCGCAGGAATCGACTCCGAGGTGTGTCCCCGTGAAGATCAACAACGACCCGGTCTTTGTCCGGCGGCGCCGTGTCGCCCTGGCTGCGCTCGTCATCGTCCTGCTCGTGCTCGTGCTGTGCATCGGCAAGCTCATCGGTGGCGACGGCAGCGCCTCCGCCGCCAAGGCTCCCGCGAGCGCGCCGCCCACCGCGTCACCCGCACCCGCCAAGGTCGAGAAGCCTGCCCCCAAGGAGAGCGCCGCGGTGACCGGCAAGCCCGCCGCCCCGGCCGACTCGACGATGGTCCGCGTGCAGCGCCTCACCGGTGAGCTGACGCCCAAGTCCGTCGTCGCCTCGCCCTCCGGCCAGGTCTTCGCGCAGAACATGATGTACACGCACACCGTCAGCGCCTTCACCGCCGACGGCGCGCTGCACAAGACGATCTCCGACGCGGTCGACCTGTCCGACTTCGGCGTCAAGGGGCACCCGGGCACGAGCAAGGGCGCGCCGGTCGAGATGGCCTTCAGCCCCGACGGCAAGACCGCGTGGGTGAGCAACTACTCGATGTACGGCCAGGGCTTCGAGCCCGAGGGCAAGGACGCCTGCGTCGGCCCCGAGGGCATCTCCGACAGCTACCTCTACAAGATCGACACCGCGAGCCTGAAGATCACCGACGTCGTCCAGGTCGGCGCCGTCCCCAAGTACGTCGCCGCCACCCACGACGGCTCCAAGGTGCTCGTCACCAACTGGTGCTCGATGGACATGGACGTCGTCGACACCAAGACCAACAAGGTCACCGAGACGATCCAGCTGCCCGGCAAGCACCCCCGCGGCATCGCGATCAGCCCCGACGACAAGGTCGCCTACGTGGCGATCATGGGCTCCGACGAGACGGTCAAGGTCGACCTCGGCTCTGGCGAGGTCGTCGACTTCGCCGACACGGGTGACGGGCCCCGCCACCTGCTCGTCTCCCCCGACGGCTCGCGGCTCTACGTCTCCAACAACGGCTCGGGCACCGTGAGCGAGGTCGACGCCGCCACCGGCAAGACCCTGCGCGAGG
The genomic region above belongs to Janibacter limosus and contains:
- a CDS encoding ABC transporter ATP-binding protein, with amino-acid sequence MSTSAIIDARGLHKTYGHTHALDGLDLSVAPGEVHGFLGPNGAGKSTTIRVLLGLTRAEAGEVSVLGGDPWHDAVELHRRLAYVPAGVTLWPGLTGGQCIDVLGRAHGGLDEARRADLVERFDLDTRKRTRDYSTGNKQKVSLISALAADVDLLLLDEPTSGLDPLMEQVFQDVVRERVADGTTVLLSSHILGEVEALADRVSIIRAGRTVTTGTLADLRRSTSSHVHAVTDAAPGLAGLAGVTALDEGSIDGRFDTRCHVEATAVSEVVGRIHAAGVHTLTITPPSLDDLFLEQYREGDSLRDGRGAASAHAERGTQGSDGVGVQR
- a CDS encoding beta-propeller fold lactonase family protein, which codes for MKINNDPVFVRRRRVALAALVIVLLVLVLCIGKLIGGDGSASAAKAPASAPPTASPAPAKVEKPAPKESAAVTGKPAAPADSTMVRVQRLTGELTPKSVVASPSGQVFAQNMMYTHTVSAFTADGALHKTISDAVDLSDFGVKGHPGTSKGAPVEMAFSPDGKTAWVSNYSMYGQGFEPEGKDACVGPEGISDSYLYKIDTASLKITDVVQVGAVPKYVAATHDGSKVLVTNWCSMDMDVVDTKTNKVTETIQLPGKHPRGIAISPDDKVAYVAIMGSDETVKVDLGSGEVVDFADTGDGPRHLLVSPDGSRLYVSNNGSGTVSEVDAATGKTLREAKVGSQPRSMAISPDGGALYVGNYASSTVSKIATKDFEVVQTEQTDGLPIGITYEPTKKRVWVASYGGSIVVFDDSHAA
- a CDS encoding ABC transporter permease, with the translated sequence MSALSAAGVGTSLRVQWHTGWKVVLGWVLGLFAVVLLTTSSITSLYDTPDKLRSYAETTTGPGMRVLNGVVAGTDTLGGAMVNELGFVMAFAVPLLAIALTLRGTRREEEAGRLELLLASRVGRQAPLLAAVALSLVALVGLGLLTALAFVVVGADALGALVYGAAVASLGAVFVGVSTVAAQAFGHTRSAWAASLTVALLAYLVRGAGAVDETWLLWVSPLGWYDKVAAFGEPRALPFVPSVGVALLLLVLALWLSTARDVGGSLVAARVGPHRASAGLVAPFGLALRDHRTVTLGWAVLTAVLMGTYGSLMQTVIDAIKGNPDLAAWLAGGEAGIVEPMAAMFVLLLALLVGGYVLQALGSLRKEEVSGRLELQLSEARGRVAWLTPHLVVITLGTLLVGGAGGLALAVSTAAALGDSSWIPTLLLASAQYLPVMLLLAGLSLALFGWWPRAQAAAWAVFGVAAVIGYMGPGLDLPSWLIEWAPFGLVGDVPAESLDVTGALVAGVFGVGLAGLGLLGFTRRDIPHR